A genomic region of Mycobacterium sp. Aquia_213 contains the following coding sequences:
- a CDS encoding ParB/RepB/Spo0J family partition protein gives MTQPLRKKGGLGRGLASLIPTGPAEGDSGPATLGPRMGDAAADVLIGGSAPDAAAMGAVYREIAPSDIEPNPRQPRQVFDDEALAELVHSIREFGLLQPIVVRAVTPAPGGARYQIVMGERRWRAAQAANLATLPAIVRETTDDNLLRDALLENIHRAQLNPLEEAAAYQQLLDEFGVTHDELASRIGRSRPLITNMIRLLKLPIAVQRRVAAGVLSAGHARALLSLESGPEAQEELASRIVAEGLSVRATEEAVTLANRGDAAAPAPQRRKPIQMPGLQDVADRLSNAFDTRVTVSLGKRKGRIVVEFASVEDLQRIIDTMTPPKA, from the coding sequence ATGACGCAGCCGTTACGCAAGAAGGGCGGCCTCGGCCGTGGCCTGGCTTCGCTAATCCCGACGGGCCCCGCCGAGGGCGATTCGGGACCGGCGACCCTTGGCCCGCGGATGGGGGATGCGGCCGCCGATGTTTTGATCGGTGGCTCGGCGCCGGACGCCGCCGCCATGGGTGCGGTGTACCGCGAGATCGCGCCGTCCGACATCGAGCCCAACCCGCGCCAGCCGCGCCAGGTGTTCGACGACGAGGCGCTGGCCGAACTGGTGCATTCGATCCGCGAGTTCGGTCTGCTCCAGCCCATCGTGGTGCGCGCGGTCACTCCAGCACCGGGCGGTGCGCGTTACCAGATCGTGATGGGGGAGCGGCGCTGGCGGGCCGCCCAAGCGGCGAATCTGGCCACCCTGCCGGCCATCGTGCGGGAGACGACCGACGACAACCTGTTGCGCGACGCCCTCCTCGAGAACATCCACCGAGCGCAGCTGAACCCGTTGGAAGAAGCGGCGGCATACCAGCAGTTGCTCGACGAGTTCGGGGTCACCCACGACGAACTGGCCTCGCGGATCGGACGGTCGCGGCCGTTGATCACCAACATGATCCGGCTACTCAAACTGCCGATTGCCGTGCAGCGCAGAGTGGCCGCGGGCGTGCTGTCCGCGGGCCACGCCCGGGCACTGTTGTCGCTGGAGTCCGGCCCCGAGGCGCAGGAAGAGTTGGCGAGCCGGATCGTTGCGGAGGGTCTGTCGGTGCGCGCCACCGAGGAAGCCGTGACACTGGCCAATCGCGGCGACGCGGCGGCCCCCGCACCGCAGCGCCGTAAGCCGATCCAGATGCCCGGCCTGCAGGATGTCGCCGATCGGCTGTCGAATGCCTTCGATACTCGGGTGACGGTCAGCCTGGGCAAGCGCAAGGGGAGGATCGTGGTGGAGTTCGCCTCGGTCGAGGATTTACAGCGGATTATCGACACCATGACCCCGCCCAAGGCATGA